Proteins encoded within one genomic window of Rhinolophus sinicus isolate RSC01 linkage group LG14, ASM3656204v1, whole genome shotgun sequence:
- the LOC141568673 gene encoding uncharacterized protein LOC141568673: MTDLLKSVVTIIDVFYKYTSQDGECSTLNKDELKELLEREFRPILKNPDDPDTVDVIMHMLDQDHDRRLDFTEFLLMIFKLAMACNKVLSKEYCKASGSKQQKRRHGRQHPDEDYKTEKNNEDTPGEKSGYSYSSWSEGDEYGQGPESWRGTAEHRRRSSSRRRGRHGGLSHVGSQEGFEKMRRGSSSGHSWSSGTERHDSSSAELEGKRNKSYVSLSRESGEESGSGSGSSSEEMEGHGGLSLGLEASVHASIQSIRCGEQKLASSCQGSGSRGRRGYACGASNSSGCGGPQSASSSCQAGRFRGQGNQSRCTQSACQSPCRGRQGYRCVSGSESSGYSHCRPRSRSQSSCRRRHVSRGRCQPQNCGGRQRTRSGQSPCCGSSGSRGGQSPSYGQRGSASCEHSLNYPQKRSGSSEFSKGGQHGSSAGQSSGYGQRGSASGQSSGYGQKGSGSGQSSGYGQQGSGSGQSSGYGQQGPGSGQSSGYGQQGSGSGQYSGHGQQGSGSGQSSGYGQKGSGSGQSSGYGQQGSGSGQYSGHGQQGSGSGQSSGYGQKGSGSGQSSGYGQQGSGSGQYSGHGQQGSGSGQSSGYGQQGSGSGQYSGHGQQGSGSGQSSGHGQQGSGSGQSSGHGQQGSGSGQSSGHGQQGSGSGQYSGHGQQGSGLGQSSGHGQQGSDSGQYSGHGQQESGSGQYSGHVQQGSGSGQSSGHGQQGSGSGQYSGHVQQGSGSGQSSGHGQQGSGSGQSSGHGQQVSGSGQSSGHGQQGSGSGQYSGHGQQGSGSGQYSGHGQQGSGSGQSSGHGQHGSGSGQSSGYGQHGSSAGQSSGYGQHGSGSGQSSSYGQHGSGSGQSSGYGQHGSGSGQSSGYGQHGSGSGQSSSSRQHRSGESGSSHSESSDIERHSGDSQARSGLSHGKAGSQHGESGSSMRGRQGTTRGQSGDSSRQSQSGHGQSSHSGSSHGQSGSQHGESGSSMRGRQGTTRGQSGDSSRQSQSGHGQSSHSGSSHGQSGSQHGESGSSMRGRQGTTRGQSGDSSRQSQSGHRQSSHSQSSSTGRSGSSHSESSDIERHSGDSQALSGSSRGQAGSQHGQSGSSMRGRQGTTRGQSGDSSRQSQSGHGQSSHSGSSHGQSGSQHGESGSSMKGRQGTTRGQSGDSSRQSQSGHGQSSHSGSSHGQSGSQHGESGSSMRGRQGTTRGQSGDSSRQSQSGHRQSSHSQSSSTGRSGSSHSESSDIERHSGDSQALSGSSRGQAGSQHGQSGSSMRGRQGTTRGQSGDSSRQSQSGHGQSSHSGSSHGQSGSQHGESGSSMRGRQGTTRGQSGDSSRQSQSGHGQSSHSGSSHGQSGSQHGELGSSMRGRQGTTRGQSGDSSRQSQSGHGQSSHSGSSHGQSGSQHGESGSSMRGRQGTTRGQSGDSSRQSQSGHRQSSHSQSSSTGRSGSSHSESSDIERHSGDSQARSGSSRGQAGSQHGQSGSSMRGRQGTTRGQSGDSSRQSQSGHGQSSHSGSSHGQSGSQHGELGSSMRGRQGTTRGQSGDSSRQSQSGHGQSSHSGSSHGQSGSQHGESGSSMRGRQGTTRGQSGDSSRQSQSGHRQSSHSQSSSTGRSGSSHSESSDIERHSGDSQARSGSSRGQAGSQHGQSGSSMRGRQGTTRGQSGDSSRQSQSGHGQSSHSGSSHGQSGSQHGESGSSMRGRQGTTHGQSGDSSRQSQSEHGQSSHSGSSHGQSGSQHGESGSSMRGRQGTTRGQSGDSSRQSQSGQGQSSHSGSSHGQSGSQHGESGSSMRGRQGTTRGQSGDSSRQSQSRHRQSSHSESSSTGRSGSSHSESSDIERHSGDSQARSGSSRGQAGSQHGESGSSMRGRQGTTCGQSGDSSRQSQSGHGQSSHSGSSHGQSGSQHGESGSSMRGRQGTTRGQSGDSSRKSQSGQGQSSHSWSSRGQSGSQHGESGSSMRGRQGTTRGQSGDSSRQSQSRHRQSSHSESSSTGRSGSSHSESSDIERHSGDSQARSGSSRGQAGSQHGESGSSMRGRQGTTRGQSGDSSRQSQSGHGQSSHSGSSHGQAGSQHGESGSSMRGRQGTTRGQSGDTSRHAQSGHGESTHSESGRTGRSGSSHSASRHRERSSGDSASGTIKGHGSSHTQSRDSHGTSRDSITNQTSSSHEQSGNSYSHSQSSGRQSHGSGQRWRHGSYGRAEYDYGPSGYGRFGGSRTSSRHSSPSRSTDRVGNSEVSRQGQSGSVSDHTGSIATERTRRQGSNPGGSETRHGQSTDPHNQSGSSITKSQRDSRGNSAVIEGYGYRSLSSTTTTWSRGRQEPKSGSSVLGSIRGYSQYTDDKRARDSEARGYRGRERTGSGSFCLASNTPLYEYAQTHKCYYFQQ, translated from the exons ATGACCGACCTCTTGAAGAGTGTCGTCACCATCATTGATGTTTTCTACAAGTACACCAGCCAAGATGGCGAGTGCAGCACACTGAACAAGGATGAGCTAAAGGAACTTCTGGAGAGAGAGTTCCGCCCCATTCTGAAG AACCCGGATGATCCAGATACCGTAGATGTCATCATGCATATGCTGGACCAAGACCACGACCGACGGCTGGACTTCACTGAGTTTCTTTTGATGATATTCAAGCTGGCGATGGCCTGCAACAAGGTTCTCAGCAAGGAATACTGCAAAGCTTCAGGGTCAAAGCAGCAGAAGCGTAGGCATGGTCGCCAACACCCAGATGAAgattacaaaacagaaaagaacaatgaGGACACACCGGGAGAGAAATCAGGTTACAGTTATTCAAGTTGGAGTGAGGGAGATGAGTACGGTCAGGGTCCTGAGAGCTGGAGGGGAACTGCAGAACACAGACGTAGGTCCAGCTCCAGGAGGCGGGGGAGGCATGGTGGGCTATCCCATGTAGGGAGCCAAGAGGGATTTGAGAAAATGCGCCGTGGGTCTAGCTCTGGCCACTCATGGAGTAGTGGCACAGAAAGACATGATTCCAGCTCTGCAGAgctggagggaaaaagaaacaagtcataTGTTAGCCTCTCTAGGGAATCTGGGGAGGAATCTGGATCTGGGTCTGGATCTAGTAGTGAGGAAATGGAAGGTCATGGTGGTCTGTCCCTGGGTTTGGAGGCCAGTGTGCATGCCTCTATTCAGTCAATAAGGTGTGGGGAACAAAAGCTTGCATCGAGCTGCCAAGGTTCAGGAAGCAGGGGAAGGCGGGGCTATGCATGTGGTGCCAGCAACTCAAGTGGGTGTGGAGGGCCACAAAGTGCCTCTAGTTCTTGTCAGGCAGGCAGATTTAGAGGACAAGGAAACCAATCTCGCTGTACCCAGTCAGCTTGTCAGTCACCATGCAGAGGACGACAAGGTTATAGATGTGTCTCAGGAAGTGAATCCTCTGGATATAGTCACTGTCGGCCCAGGTCCCGTAGCCAATCTTCTTGTCGGAGAAGACATGTGTCTAGGGGACGTTGTCAACCACAGAACTGTGGAGGCCGACAGAGAACACGATCAGGACAGTCCCCTTGTTGTGGAAGCTCTGGGTCCAGAGGAGGTCAGTCTCCTAGTTATGGTCAGCGAGGGTCTGCTTCCTGTGAACACTCTTTGAACTATCCTCAAAAGAGGTCTGGTTCAAGTGAATTTTCTAAAGGTGGTCAACATGGGTCTAGTGCTGGTCAGTCCTCGGGCTATGGCCAACGGGGGTCTGCCTCGGGTCAGTCCTCAGGCTATGGCCAAAAAGGGTCTGGCTCAGGTCAGTCCTCGGGCTATGGCCAACAGGGGTCTGGCTCAGGTCAGTCCTCAGGCTATGGCCAACAGGGGCCTGGCTCAGGTCAGTCCTCGGGCTATGGCCAACAGGGGTCTGGCTCGGGTCAGTACTCAGGCCATGGTCAACAGGGGTCTGGCTCAGGTCAGTCCTCAGGCTATGGCCAAAAAGGGTCTGGCTCAGGTCAGTCCTCAGGCTATGGCCAACAGGGGTCTGGCTCGGGTCAGTACTCAGGCCATGGTCAACAGGGGTCTGGCTCAGGTCAGTCCTCAGGCTATGGCCAAAAAGGGTCTGGCTCAGGTCAGTCCTCGGGCTATGGCCAACAGGGGTCTGGCTCGGGTCAGTACTCAGGCCATGGTCAACAGGGGTCTGGCTCAGGTCAGTCCTCGGGCTATGGCCAACAGGGGTCTGGCTCAGGTCAGTACTCAGGCCATGGTCAACAGGGGTCTGGCTCGGGTCAGTCCTCGGGCCATGGCCAACAGGGGTCTGGCTCGGGTCAGTCCTCAGGCCATGGTCAACAGGGGTCTGGCTCGGGTCAGTCCTCAGGCCATGGTCAACAGGGGTCTGGCTCGGGTCAGTACTCAGGCCATGGTCAACAGGGGTCTGGCTTGGGTCAGTCCTCAGGCCATGGTCAACAGGGGTCTGACTCGGGTCAGTACTCAGGCCATGGTCAACAGGAGTCTGGCTCGGGTCAGTACTCAGGCCATGTTCAACAGGGGTCTGGCTCGGGTCAGTCCTCAGGCCATGGTCAACAGGGGTCTGGCTCGGGTCAGTACTCAGGCCATGTTCAACAGGGGTCTGGCTCGGGTCAGTCCTCAGGCCATGGTCAACAGGGGTCTGGCTCGGGTCAGTCCTCAGGCCATGGTCAACAGGTGTCTGGCTCGGGTCAGTCCTCAGGCCATGGTCAACAGGGGTCTGGCTCGGGTCAGTACTCAGGCCATGGTCAACAGGGGTCTGGCTCGGGTCAGTACTCAGGCCATGGTCAACAGGGGTCTGGCTCGGGTCAGTCCTCAGGCCACGGCCAACACGGGTCTGGTTCAGGTCAGTCCTCAGGCTATGGTCAACACGGGTCTAGTGCTGGTCAATCCTCGGGCTATGGCCAACACGGGTCTGGTTCAGGTCAGTCCTCAAGCTACGGCCAACACGGGTCTGGTTCAGGTCAGTCCTCGGGCTACGGCCAACACGGGTCTGGTTCAGGTCAGTCCTCGGGCTACGGCCAACACGGGTCTGGTTCAGGCCAATCCTCCAGCTCTAGACAACACAGATCTGGAGAAAGCGGATCCAGTCACAGTGAGTCTAGTGACATTGAAAGGCACTCAGGAGACTCCCAGGCACGCTCAGGGTTGAGTCATGGCAAGGCTGGTTCTCAACATGGAGAGTCGGGATCTTCcatgagagggagacagggaactACTCGTGGACAGTCAGGAGACAGCAGTAGACAATCCCAGTCTGGACACGGACAATCCTCACACTCAGGGTCAAGTCATGGCCAGTCTGGATCTCAACATGGAGAGTCGGGATCTTCcatgagagggagacagggaactACTCGTGGACAGTCAGGAGACAGCAGTAGACAATCTCAGTCTGGACACGGACAATCCTCACACTCAGGGTCAAGTCATGGCCAGTCTGGATCTCAACATGGAGAGTCGGGATCTTCcatgagagggagacagggaactACTCGTGGACAGTCAGGAGACAGCAGTAGACAATCCCAGTCTGGACACAGACAATCCTCACACTCACAGTCCAGCAGCACGGGAAGGAGTGGATCCAGTCACAGTGAGTCTAGTGACATTGAAAGGCACTCAGGAGACTCCCAGGCACTCTCAGGGTCGAGTCGTGGCCAGGCTGGATCTCAACATGGACAGTCAGGATCCTCcatgagagggagacagggaactACTCGTGGACAGTCAGGAGACAGCAGTAGACAATCCCAGTCTGGACACGGACAATCCTCACACTCAGGGTCAAGTCATGGCCAGTCTGGATCTCAACATGGAGAGTCGGGATCTTCCATGAAAGGGAGACAGGGAACTACTCGTGGACAGTCAGGAGACAGCAGTAGACAATCCCAGTCTGGACACGGACAATCCTCACACTCAGGGTCAAGTCATGGCCAGTCTGGATCTCAACATGGAGAGTCGGGATCTTCcatgagagggagacagggaactACTCGTGGACAGTCAGGAGACAGCAGTAGACAATCCCAGTCTGGACACAGACAATCCTCACACTCACAGTCCAGCAGCACGGGAAGGAGTGGATCCAGTCACAGTGAGTCTAGTGACATTGAAAGGCACTCAGGAGACTCCCAGGCACTCTCAGGGTCGAGTCGTGGCCAGGCTGGATCTCAACATGGACAGTCAGGATCCTCcatgagagggagacagggaactACTCGTGGACAGTCAGGAGACAGCAGTAGACAATCCCAGTCTGGACACGGACAATCCTCACACTCAGGGTCAAGTCATGGCCAGTCTGGATCTCAACATGGAGAGTCGGGATCTTCcatgagagggagacagggaactACTCGTGGACAGTCAGGAGACAGCAGTAGACAATCCCAGTCTGGACACGGACAATCCTCACACTCAGGGTCAAGTCATGGCCAGTCTGGATCTCAACATGGAGAGTTGGGATCTTCcatgagagggagacagggaactACTCGTGGACAGTCAGGAGACAGCAGTAGACAATCCCAGTCTGGACACGGACAATCCTCACACTCAGGGTCAAGTCATGGCCAGTCTGGATCTCAACATGGAGAGTCGGGATCTTCcatgagagggagacagggaactACTCGTGGACAGTCAGGAGACAGCAGTAGACAATCCCAGTCTGGACACAGACAATCCTCACACTCACAGTCCAGCAGCACGGGAAGGAGTGGATCCAGTCACAGTGAGTCTAGTGACATTGAAAGGCACTCAGGAGACTCCCAGGCACGCTCAGGGTCGAGTCGTGGCCAGGCTGGATCTCAACATGGACAGTCAGGATCCTCcatgagagggagacagggaactACTCGTGGACAGTCAGGAGACAGCAGTAGACAATCCCAGTCTGGACACGGACAATCCTCACACTCAGGGTCAAGTCATGGCCAGTCTGGATCTCAACATGGAGAGTTGGGATCTTCcatgagagggagacagggaactACTCGTGGACAGTCAGGAGACAGCAGTAGACAATCCCAGTCTGGACACGGACAATCCTCACACTCAGGGTCAAGTCATGGCCAGTCTGGATCTCAACATGGAGAGTCGGGATCTTCcatgagagggagacagggaactACTCGTGGACAGTCAGGAGACAGCAGTAGACAATCCCAGTCTGGACACAGACAATCCTCACACTCACAGTCCAGCAGCACGGGAAGGAGTGGATCCAGTCACAGTGAGTCTAGTGACATTGAAAGGCACTCAGGAGACTCCCAGGCACGCTCAGGGTCGAGTCGTGGCCAGGCTGGATCTCAACATGGACAGTCAGGATCCTCcatgagagggagacagggaactACTCGTGGACAGTCAGGAGACAGCAGTAGACAATCCCAGTCTGGACACGGACAATCCTCACACTCAGGGTCAAGTCATGGCCAGTCTGGATCTCAACATGGAGAGTCGGGATCCTCcatgagagggagacagggaactACTCATGGACAGTCAGGAGACAGCAGTAGACAATCCCAGTCTGAACACGGACAATCCTCACACTCAGGGTCAAGTCATGGCCAGTCTGGATCTCAACATGGAGAGTCGGGATCCTCcatgagagggagacagggaactACTCGTGGACAGTCAGGAGACAGCAGTAGACAATCCCAGTCTGGACAGGGGCAATCCTCACACTCAGGGTCAAGTCATGGCCAATCTGGATCTCAACATGGAGAGTCAGGATCCTCcatgagagggagacagggaactACTCGTGGACAGTCAGGAGACAGCAGTAGACAATCCCAGTCTAGACACAGACAATCCTCACACTCAGAGTCCAGCAGCACGGGAAGGAGTGGATCCAGTCACAGTGAGTCTAGTGACATTGAAAGGCACTCAGGAGACTCCCAGGCACGCTCAGGGTCGAGTCGTGGCCAGGCTGGATCTCAACATGGAGAGTCGGGATCTTCcatgagagggagacagggaactACTTGTGGACAGTCAGGAGACAGCAGTAGACAATCCCAGTCTGGACACGGACAATCCTCACACTCAGGGTCAAGTCATGGCCAGTCTGGATCTCAACATGGAGAGTCGGGATCCTCcatgagagggagacagggaactACTCGTGGACAGTCAGGAGACAGCAGTAGAAAATCCCAGTCTGGACAGGGGCAATCCTCACACTCATGGTCGAGTCGTGGCCAGTCTGGATCTCAACATGGAGAGTCGGGATCCTCcatgagagggagacagggaactACTCGTGGACAGTCAGGAGACAGCAGTAGACAATCCCAGTCTAGACACAGACAATCCTCACACTCAGAGTCCAGCAGCACGGGAAGGAGTGGGTCCAGTCACAGTGAGTCTAGTGACATTGAAAGGCACTCAGGAGACTCCCAGGCACGCTCAGGGTCGAGTCGTGGCCAGGCTGGATCTCAACATGGAGAGTCGGGATCCTCcatgagagggagacagggaactACTCGTGGACAGTCAGGAGACAGCAGTAGACAATCCCAGTCTGGACACGGACAATCCTCACACTCAGGGTCAAGTCATGGCCAGGCTGGATCTCAACATGGAGAGTCGGGATCCTCcatgagagggagacagggaactACTCGTGGACAGTCAGGAGATACCAGTAGACATGCTCAGTCTGGTCACGGAGAATCCACACACTCAGAGTCCGGCAGGACTGGGAGGAGTGGATCTAGTCATAGTGCATCCAGACACAGGGAAAGGTCCTCAGGAGACTCAGCTTCTGGTACAATTAAGGGACATGGGTCCAGCCATACACAGTCACGTGATAGTCATGGGACATCAAGGGACAGTATAACGAATCAGACAAGTAGCAGTCATGAGCAGTCTGGAAACAGTTACTCTCATTCCCAGTCTAGTGGCAGACAAAGTCATGGATCAGGTCAAAGATGGAGACATGGTAGCTACGGAAGGGCAGAATATGATTACGGACCCTCTGGGTATGGACGTTTTGGGGGCAGCAGAACAAGCAGCCGCCATTCTAGTCCTTCAAGGTCAACAGATAGAGTTGGAAACAGTGAGGTGTCTAGACAGGGACAGTCAGGTTCCGTTTCTGACCATACAGGTTCAATAGCAACTGAAAGAACAAGAAGGCAAGGCTCAAATCCTGGAGGGTCCGAAACACGTCATGGGCAGTCAACTGACCCCCATAATCAGTCTGGATCCAGTATCACTAAAAGTCAGAGAGACAGTCGTGGGAATTCAGCAGTAATTGAAGGGTATGGGTACAGATCTTTATCAAGCACCACAACCACGTGGAGCAGGGGAAGGCAAGAGCCAAAGTCAGGGTCAAGTGTGTTAGGGAGCATCAGAGGATACAGTCAGTATACGGATGATAAGCGGGCAAGAGACTCTGAGGCCAGAGGTTACCGTGGAAGGGAGAGGACAGGCTCAGGTTCCTTTTGCTTAGCTAGTAACACCCCACTCTATGAATATGCCCAAACACATAAGTGTTACTACTTTCAACAGTAA